A segment of the Halanaerobiales bacterium genome:
ACTACAAACACTTCCTGAACAGCAAGTCTGCCACTATAGCCGGTAGAATTACAGGTATCACAATGATCTTCAGCTGCTTTGTAAATTATGTCGCCTTCTTCAAGACCTAAAAACATTTTCTCCTCCGGACCAGGCTTATGTTCAACTTTACAATCAGGACACAA
Coding sequences within it:
- a CDS encoding type II secretion system protein GspE, whose protein sequence is LCPDCKVEHKPGPEEKMFLGLEEGDIIYKAAEDHCDTCNSTGYSGRLAVQEVFVVDENVEEMITNSASEAELKKYAIEEKGMITLTEDGKTKVKEGLTSYQEIARLII